The following nucleotide sequence is from Bacteroidota bacterium.
ACCCGTCGAATACCATTCGACCAACGGACAGAAGTTCGGGGTCATTGCTGCGGAGCATCGGTATCAGGGATCGACATCGCCATTCTCGTCTCCATCGATCATGACACTGGTGCCGCGCTCCAGATGGAAGTCGTCCTATCTTTGGTACGTCCCGAACAATACGTTCGAGATCATGCAAGGATATTACGTGAATGTGATATGCCGAGCGGTGGACTTCGACAACGATTCGTTGTTCGTTGCAACAAACGCCGGGAAGTTGGTTTCCGTACGAAGCAGCGGACTTGCAGTGAAATCGCGCTATAACGCTATCCCGAACGCACCGGATCTCATCGGGCTGACACTCTCCGTCGGCCCCGGTTCATACTATATGACCACGACAGGATCGATGCCGTTCATGGTCTATCAATACGGTTTTCGTGCTATCGATCCCGATCGCGATCTCGGGGATATGGATGGTGACGATTTCTTCTTCAGCTACGCAGCGCCCGTCGGCTGTGCAATCAGTGATAGCTCGGCGAACATGAGCGTCACTGTTGACACAAGCTGTGCAACATGGCATGTCTGTGTTCGAGACCATTCCGGCCTTTCTTCGGGAATAAAATCGATACAAATACTTGATGACGCTGCCGGAGATTTCGTTCGACCAGGGAGAAAGTACTACAACGTCCAGTTCGATCCTTCGGTCGATCCTTACGTCACGCGCGAGATCGATCTGCCTGGCACCGACTCGGTCTATTGCTTTGACGTCCTCGTGAGCAATCCGTTGGATTCTGCGTATGGGCCGATCTACATTCTCGACAACAATGGCAACAGCGTTATCGTGGACCTGCACTACCGTACGATCAAGATGGCAGTCATGGGGTCGCAAGGGCTAACGTATAGGGCTGACTCGATGGTGTTCCAGCCAACTGCGATCGGATCTTCGAATTGTGTCACGATTCAGTACGTGAACAACGGAAAACCGGGTGATCCGCCGCTGCAAATAACCGACATCTCTCTTAAACGTAACGACCCGGCCTACTACATCGACAATACGACGCCGAAGCTCCCGGTGAGTCTGGCAAGTGGCGATACGTTAACGGTTGATCTCTGCTTCCGTCCGCGAGATACGAAGATCGATGAGTACAATCCCCCTGTCCATCTGGACTCGCTCGTGCTTACCACACCATGCTTTAAGGCACCCATCACGCTCGTCGGGCCCGTGGGCGTGCCGTTGCTCTACGCGACCGACAAAGACTTCGGTTTGGTTGTGGTCGGTAATTCAAAGTGCGATACCGTAACGGTAAGCAATATAGGTAATATACCAATCACCGTGACCGATACGATCATCAACGCGAGCCTGTTCGGCAATAAGGATTTCTCGTGGGACGGCTCGTCGAAGTACAATAAGAACCGCTTACCCGTAATCTTACAGCCCGGTCAGTACGTGCGGGTATCGTTCTGCTTCACTCCGAGCGTCGTCGGCCACGATTCCGCGTCTGTCATCTGGCAAACGGATGTAACGGGTTCGATGCGCGACTCGATCAAACGCTGGAGCGCACTCAAAGGCACCGGCATCATTCCAGGCGTCAAGTGGGACCGCAAGACGCAAGTGGACTATGTTGATACACTCGCAGCCTCCCCGCAATCCTATCGTCGAGTGAATCTGCTGGGCGGTGCTACTGCACCGACCCATGTCCAGCGGGTGTTCTTTGACGAAGCCGACTCATCTGAATTCCACATCGTTGCAAATAAATACTACTATCAGCCGCTTGAAGGCTTCGTTATGAATGTTGGCGATACCTTGTGGGTGGACTATATCTGGGCACCGGATCTCACAAAAGGTACCTACCCCAGACACGCACAGTTACGCGCAACATTTGACTACCCAGGTGGCCGGCTCGACAGCACGGTCATCGACATCACCGGCTCGTTCGATAGCAAAGACCGCGACGGTGTTGCTATGAGTAGTTCGGCCGACGGCAGGTTCACAGCGTATTTCATTGGTAACGCACTCGTGATACACAGTGGAACAGCCAGCCCGAGCATCACTCAGATTGTGATCTATGATGTGCTGGGTCGCGAAGTCCAGCACACGGCGGCGGAGGCAATTGCAAAAGGCGATCACGAGATCGTGTGGCCCCTACCGCAGCTCGCAAGCGGCACGTACTTCGTCAAGCTCGTTGCCGACGGCCGGATGTATTCGTTACCAATAAACAAGCTGCGCTGAAGATGACAACGGGGGTGCTGCACCAGTTACAATGGAGGTCTGTCGTCCGCTCGGCGAAGCTCGTTCGCTGAGCGGGGCTTGGGTGTGGGGAGGCGATGCCTTATATTTGTAGTCTCACGAACCCATTCAGTTATGACGTTTCGCTCCGTTTGTGCCATCGCTATCGTTGCTGCACCGCTTGTGTTTGCCGCGTGCAGTTCGAGCTCTACATCGTCGGACCCATCGAATTCTACCCCCGTCCCGACCGGGATCATCGACCTGAATGTATCCGACTCGTCGGATTACGTTACGACGGTCGATCTCGATACCAAGAAAGTGACGAACCCATTCTTCGGCTATGCACCCGATCGTACCCACGACGGGAAATTGGTGTACCGCGACAATTCGGGCGATCTGATCGAAGGAAACCCCGATGGTACGGGGCGCAGGTTGATCGTCAAGCAGAATCTTGACGTCCCGTTCGAGGATCATCACGACGATTACTTCGGCAATCCGCGCGCATCTGCCGACGGCAAGTATGTTGCGTACGAGGGCATCGGAGGCAATCTCTATGTTGTCGATCGCTTGAACGGTAATGTCATTGCATCGTGGGAGTATTCGGGATCGAATCCTGCCGGGTATCGCTGTCCGTCATGGTCAAGCACGGGCCGGCTGATCGTTCAGGGCGACGTGTCGCTCAATCCCGGCCTCTACGAGTTGAACATTACTACGAAGACGGCGACACCGATCGGAAGCGGGCTTAACAAGCCGCAGTATCCGAACGTCTCGGGCGACGGTCATATCGCATTTGTCATGAACGGGTACGTGTATACGATGCTTCTCGACGGTTCGTCGAGTTCGCTCAAGCAACTCACCGATTCGAGCATTACGTGGATCAATACGGCGCGTTTCCCGACCTGGTCGCCGGATAGCAAGTTCGTTGCGGTGTATGCGAATAACAGTACCGTGAAGTTGGTCCCGTTCGTCAGCGGCGCGTCGATCGTCGATATCCGGACGTTCATTACCGACCCGAACGTGCAGATCGACAATACATCGACGCACATCAGTTGGCGCTGATCGATCAGCGGAGTTAAACTTCAGGCGCAAGTCGGGCTCTAAGCGATATGATCAAAACCACCCTTGTCTTGGGAGCGCTGTTGGTTGCCATGACGCTGCGGGCGCAGCCGACGAACGAGAATCTGCCGGGCGGTATCCTCTTCGATGCTGAGCCCTCGCTTGCCGTAAATCCGACCGATCCGAACAACATCATCGTTGCTTGGATGTCGGAAGTGTTGACCGATCTGCAGATTGGCATTCGTACGTCCATGACGACCGATGGCGGCCGCACCTGGAGCCAAAGCACTGTGCTTCCGCACATGGGGCAGAAGTGGCACTCCGCCGACGTCTCGATCGTCTTCTCGACACATGGTATTGCATACCTAAGCTATATCGACTACCGTCAAGCGCCCGATAGCGGCGGGGTGATGGTGACGCACTCGACCGATGGCGGGGCGACGTGGTCATTGCCGGACCAGGCGTTCGACGTGACGGAAGTAGCAGGGAAGTCGGCGATCGATCGGCCCTGGATTGCCATCGATAACTCCGGCACGGCAAGCGATGGATGGCTCTATATCACCACGAAACCGGCACCGTGGATCCTACCGTCAAAGAGCTCTCCGAACGAACCCTACTTCAAACGCTCGACCGATCACGGAAAGACGTGGAGTGCAGTTGCCCCGCTCGATGGCGCCCCATATCCCACCGGTTATTTGATCGCTGCACCCATGGCCACACCGAACGTAACAGCCTCGGGAGCTTTCGTTGCAGTGTATCCCAGTTACGAACTACTGCAACCGGCGCGCCACATTATCGCGCGTTCTTACGATGGAGGGATGAATTTCGAGCGATCGGTCGTCGCAGAGAAAAAGACCGCGAATATTCAGAGCGATACGCTCTCGAAACTCGGCTATTGCCTACTCGCGAATCCGTATGACAGCAACCGGTTGGCACTCATTTTGCCGAACGACTCGCTCGGCGATTGGGATGCATTTGCCATTGGTTCGAACGATGGCGGCCGAACCTGGAGCCATCCGATGCGCATCAATGACGATGTGATCGGGAATGGCGTAGTGCAGGATCTCGTCTGGGGCGCATACGCAGCAAACGGCGATCTCGTCGCTGCATGGCGTGACCGACGCAATGCAAGTGGTACCGGCTACCGTCAGGCCGCCGACATATACTTTGCGGTGTCGAAGGATAACGGAATAAGCTTCGGGAAGAACATACGTCTCTCAAGCACGACCGCCGACTATGCGAGCGTGCTCGATGGCAATGGAAACGACTTTCTTTCGTGCGCGGTCTGTCGCGATTCGATCTGCACGGCATGGGGCGATACACGAACGGGCAAGTTGAAAGTATATTTTGCGAAAGCCGCTCTCGCCGATGGGATTGCGTCGGTCTCAGAGATTGGCACCGACGAACCGGAACTGGTTATTACACCCTCGGTCGTACGGACGTCGTTCGATTGTGTGTTGTCGTTTGGTTGTGTCAACGAACCTCGGGTATCCATCACGGATATTGCAGGTCATGTGTTTGACATCGTGGCTACCGATAGAACCGAGAACAAACTGCATATCGAACTGCCCTCGGGGATTGCGTCGGGAACATATATCCTTACGGCTGCATGCGGATCCTCCCGGACTGCCGGAAAGCTCGTCGTCGTTCGATAATTCGTACCGGCGGTCGCGTTCTCCATATCCAATTCTTCATTCTCAAATCATCTCGTCACGACGTGTCGTAAATTTGTGTTTTCCGCTTTTGAACGCAGTGTTCCGGCTGGCCGTCTTTGCTTCGGGGAAAGGATCGAATCTTCGGGAGATTGACCATGCGATTACGTCGGGTCGGTTAACCGGCATCGAGATCGTCCTTGTGCTGTCGAACAATTCGACTGCCGACGCGCTGGAATACGCTCGCTCGCGCGGGATCGATGCCGTTCACTGCTCTGTCGTTACGGCCGGTTCCGAAGTTGCACACGAAACGCAGATGCTTGCGGCCCTACGAGCCCACTCGGTTGACATCATCGCGTTGGCAGGATACATGAAGCAGATTCCGCCAGCCGTCGTGATGGCATACGAGGGGCGGATGATCAATGTCCATCCGGCGTTGCTGCCGGACTTCGGGGGGCAGGGAATGTACGGCATGCACGTCCATCGGGCTGTTGTCGAAGCGCGGCGTAAGACCACCGGTGCGACCGTGCATTATGTCAGCGATGAGTACGACTCGGGCACGATCATTGCACAAGCCGAATGCCCGGTTGAGGAAAGCGATACGCCGGAGACCGTCGCGCGCAAGGTCTTGCAGGTCGAGCATGAGTTATACCCGCGCGCATTGCAGATCGTCGTGGACCGATTACGCCAAGCATCAGAATGACACATCCGATCAAGATCAAGACCGCCGTACTATCCGTCTCCGACAAGACGGGCCTCAAAGAACTTGCGACCGAACTGACGCATCATGGCGTCGAACTTTACTCGACCGGCGGTACCGAACGGTTCCTGCGCGATCATGGCTTCGCTGTGAAAAGCATTTCGGACCTGACGAATTTTCCGGAGATGATGGACGGCCGTGTCAAAACACTGCATCCGGGTGTGCATGGAGGCTTGTTGTTCCGCCGCGACGATCCGGTGCATGTCGTGCAGGCGAGCGAACACCGCATCGTTCCGATCGATCTGCTCGTCGTCAATCTTTATCCCTTTGAAGCGACAGTCGCAAACCCGAAGTCCACGCACGATGAGATCGTGGAGAACATCGACATCGGCGGTCCGGCAATGTTGCGAAGCGCAGGAAAAAATTACGAGTTTGTGACACTGCTGACCTCTCCCTCGCAATATCCGGCATTCATCGAAGAGCTGACGAAACACGAAGGGAAAACCACCGGCGAATTACGATTGACGTTGGCCGCCGAGGGCTTCGAACATGTGGCCCGCTACGATCGCGCCATTTCGGATTATTTCCTCGGCTTTACCGGCGCGAAACTGCGCTATGGCGAGAATCCGCACCAGAACGCCATCGTCAGCGGCGCCGCATTGCATGAATTATACCATCAGTTGTGGGGCAAAGAACTCTCGTTCAATAACTATGTCGATGCGTCGGCATCGCTGGAGTTGATCGGCGAATTCCTGGATTCCGACAAGGCGGTCGTTGGTATCATCAAGCACACAAATCCCTGTGGCATGGCCGAGGGGAAGGACGTGCTCGATGCATTCGAGCGAGCGTTCAGCACGGATACCGAAAGCCCGTACGGCGGCATCATCGTCATGAACCGTCCGTGCTCGAAGGAATTGGCGCAGCGTGTGAACGAGTTCTTTTCCGAGGTCATCCTGGCCCCAAGTTTCGAACCGGAGGCTCTCGACCTGCTGAAGAAGAAGAAAGACCGCCGCCTGTTGCGGTTCGACTCGGCGACGCTTGCCGAGACGCTGAAAACCGAAAAACAAGCCCGTTCAATCGTCGGCGGGACACTGACCCAGGACCGTGACACGCCGCTCTTTGCCGTCAGCGACCTCAGCTCGGTCACCGACCGGCGCGCCAACACCCAAGAACTGGAGGCAATGGTGTTTGCGTGGAAAATTTGTAAGCACGTAAAAAGCAATGCGATTGTTTATGCGCGTACCGAATCAGGGTATGCACGGACGATCGGGATCGGCGGCGGCCAGACGTCGCGCGTCGCCTCGAGTCGTATTGCCGTATCGAATGCCCGCCGATTCGGCCATGACCTCGCCGGTTCGGTCGTTGCCTCGGATGCGTTCTTCCCGTTCGCGGACGGACTCCTCGAAGCTGCCGATGCCGGTGCCGTTGCCGTCATCCAGCCGGGCGGATCGATTCGCGACGAAGAGGTGATCACCGCCGCAAAGGAACGCGGGGTCTCGCTCGTTCTCACGGGCATGAGACATTTCAAGCACTGACATATCGGAGCCGCACGGCCGGCGCCGACATACGAATCGTTCTTCTCTAGAGTGAGCATGCTCAATCTTTTCAGCGCAGATATTGCGATCGATCTCGGGACTGCCAACACCCTCATTTACATGAAGGGCAAAGGCATCGTCCTTAACGAACCGTCGATCGTCGCCTACGATACGACAACCAAGAAGATCATTGCTGTTGGCCGCGAGGCACAGGCAATGCTTGGCCGTACGCATCGCGACATCCAGACGATCCGGCCCATGAAGGACGGCGTGATCGCCGACTTTGAGATTGCCGAAGGCATGCTGCGTTCGCTCATCAAGAAGTGTCACCCGTCATGGCTGCCGTCACGCCGCATCATTGTGAGCGTGCCGAGCGGCATCACGGAAGTAGAAAAACGCGCCGTGCGTGACAGTGCCGAACACGCCGGTGCGAAGGAAGTGCATCTTATCTATGAGCCGATGGCTGCCGCCATCGGTATCGGTCTCGACGTCGATGCAGCCGTTGGGAATATCATTATCGACATCGGCGGTGGTACGACGGAGATCGCCGTTATCGCACTCTCCGGTATCGTAAACCAAGAGTCGCTCCGCACGGCAGGCGACGAGCTTACCGAGGCCATCGTCCTGTTCTTTAAGAAGAACTACAATATGCTCATCGGCGAGCGCACGGCAGAATTGATCAAGTGTCAGGTCGGCAGCGCAATGCCGCTCGAAGAAGAGCTGATGGTCGAGGTGAAAGGCCGCGATCTGGTCGCGGGTATTCCCAAGACGATCGAGGTATCGAGTGTCGAAGTCCGAGATGCGCTTGCCGAGCCGGTCAATCAAATCGTCGAGGCGGTCAAACGCAGCCTCGAACGAACCCCGCCGGAGCTGTCGGCAGATATTCTCGACCGAGGAATGATGCTCTCGGGCGGTGGCGCACTCTTGAAGGGGCTCGACGAACGTCTCCGACTCGAGACGAACCTCCCGGTGCACGTCGCCGACGATCCGCTCACCGCCGTTGTTCGTGGCGCCGGTCGTGTGATGGAGGACATCCCGAAGTTCATGAAAGTACTCCTCAAGAGTAAGCGTTACTAAGCCCCGCATGGCGAGATCCGAGTGGCCCACGCATCTGCGTACGTTCGGACCTCGCGTCCACGAGCGCCCATCGTCTCGCCGCTGCTCTCGGCCTGAACGCAAACGCAGTGCCGCCGAATGAGACGCCTCTTTAACCTGATCGTTCTCTTCAAAGAGTACGTCGTGCTTGCGGCGCTTATCCTTGTATCGTTTCTGTTGATGGCGTTCTCTCGTTCGAGCGAGATCCAACCGCTTCGTGCCGCGACGACCGTGATCGTCGGCTCGCTGCAATCGACCGGAGCGTGGATTCCGAATCCGTTTGCCATCTCGCGCGAGAATGCCGAACTTCGCGACCGCAACATCCTGATGACTTCCGAACTCGCAGCATTGCGCCGCGCAAAAGGGGAGAACGACGAACTGCGGAAATTACTTGGGCTGAAACTCCCGTCGGGATGGAAATCGGTTGCCGCCGACATCGAAGGGAAGACCACGATTAACGAGCGCAATATGCTGACGCTCTCGGTCGGCGAATCGAGCGGCGTCGAAAAGGGGATGCCTGTGATCACCGATGCCGGTCTTGTCGGACGCATCTATGCGACGAGCGGCGGCTTCTCGATGGCAGAAGGATTGTATAATACGAATCTGCGTATTGCGGTGAAGATGGCTCGTACCCGTGTCGATGGCATCCTCAGTTGGGAAGGCGGAGAGGAACTGGTCGTCAGAAGTATTCCGAAGGCGTTGGATGTGCAAGTAGGCGACGAAGTCGTGACGAGTGTCTATTCGACCTTGTTTCCGTCTGACATTCCTGTCGGGACTGTCGTTCGGATCGTCCCCGAACCGAACTCGCTTTTCCGCAAGGTGTATATCGAGCCCGCAGCCCATCCGCTCAAGATCGAGCATTGTTTTGTAGTCATTAAGGATGGCGCCGGCGATAAAGAGCGCGACGCGTTGCAACAACGTGTTACCGAAGAGCTCAACAAACCTGTCAAGAAACCCACCAAGTAACCGCCATGCCATACTTGATCGAAGCAGCGGTCGCGGTACTTGCAGTGGTGTTGCAAGTAATCTTGAGCAATACGCTCTCGGTGCTCGGTGCCGTGCCCGATCTGGCCCTCGTGTATTTGATGTGGGTGGTGATCCGCCGAGGGCAACTACCTGCCGAGCTCATCGGGTTTGGCCTCGGACTCCTGGTCGATATTCTTTCGAGTGGTGCGCTTGGGTCGCATTCGCTCACGTATACCATCGTCGGATTTCTGCTCGGATATTTTTCGGACGCCGATCAGATCGAGCAGCGGTTGCGCAACTGGCCGTTTCTGTTGTTCGTCGCAGCCGGAACCTTGCTCAACGGTCTGATCTATTATCTGCTATTCAAGCTCACCGCAGGTGTAAGCCTCGAAGACTATTTCACCGGTCAGATCGGTCTTGCGACGGTGTACACGACGATCGTTGCGATCGGCCCGATGTTCTACGCGTCGCGCCGCCCGCTTTACTAAACGGATTCTCTACTCTGTCTTCATTGTTATAGTGCATGCGCAACACGTCATGCGCACTCACAATCACATGGACATGGCAAAACTTATCTTGCTCCGTCACGGAGAATCGCAATGGAATCTGGAGAATCGCTTCACGGGTTGGATCGACATCGGTCTGACGGAGAAAGGGCGTCGCGATGCCTATGAAGCAGGAAAACTTCTGAAAGATATTCCGATCGATTGTGCCTTTACGTCGGTGCTTGTCCGAGCGATCGATACCACCACCGAAGCCTTGCGCGGGGCGGATCAGGAACTGGTGCCCGTGGTGAAAGACGCGGCGCTCAACGAACGCATGTATGGCGATTTGCAGGGCAAGAACAAAGCTGAATGCGCGAAGGAGTTCGGTGACGCACAAGTGAAGATCTGGCGCCGCAGCTACGATATCCCACCTCCGAACGGCGAGAGCCTCAAAGATACTGCTGCACGGACACTTCCGTATTTCGAGCAGAATATCTTACCACTTGTCAAAGAGGGAAAGAATGTACTCGTCTCAGCACACGGTAATTCGCTTCGCGCGATCGTGATGGTACTCGACAGTCTGACGAAGGAGCAGGTGATCGAGCTGAATATTCCAAACTCGGAGCCGATTATTTACGAGGTGGATGCTACAGGAATGGTACTCTCGAAGCAGGTTCTCATTCCGGTGGCCTAACGGCACGCTCCTTGCTCAAATCCACCTAAGAGAGAAGGAGCCTCTAACCGCGACGCATTCAGTTCAGCGGGCGATTAGCAGCCATTCTTGTACATGTTTCGGATATCCAGCAGGATAGTAATATCGAAAGTCAATATCACCAACACCGGGCGAAAGTAGTCTCGTACTGATCGTATCGGTATGTGTAACCGCTGACGAATTTCTATCCAATTGTTCTTTCAGACATGCGTACTCGATACAGGTGAAGGTCCCTGCAGGCGTCGTTATTTGTTTTGCGGTGCTGACGGTTTTGATGAATGCTGCCGTGAATGGCCCCGAAGTGTCGATTGGGAAGTTTTCGACGAGTCCAAAGGTATCGCCAACAGTGGTTGGATACTTACATAACAGCGAAGGTGACGGATCGTAACGAGGCCATTGCCATAGACCGTCGGTACGCATGAGCATCCAGTTCGTGTCGTATAGGAACTCCTGATTGGAGTGAACCAGCGGCATCCAGCCCGGTCGAAGAGCGGATGAGGCCGTTAGCACAGTTATGGTATCGAGTCGCACTCGGAGCACCTGTCCCAGTGAATCAAAATCCGTGATCGAGTACACCCAATGTTCGCCGGGCTGCAGTGGGAAGAATGTCGTTGTGGACGTCGAAGGCATCGAACTGTTCGAGCAGCCGAAGAACGCCAGTAGCGAAAACATGACTATCGGGATAAGGATGCGCATAGATAGACCCTAAGGATACGATGAATGTACAGATGGAAAACAAAAGGGGACGCAAGTGTTCCGCCCGCCTTGATGTTGGATTGTTAGGGCTGAAGCGTATATGTGGTGGTATCCAACCCGGTGCTCGAATCCGATATGTAGACGCCTTTGATGATGGAATAGCCTGGTGCGATGTAGATCGTTCGAAGCTGTCCGTAATGTCCTCCGGCCATGAGATACTGGTAGATGTTGCAGGTATAAGTAGTACTGCCGACGGTGAGGACCGTCGTCCCGATCATCGTACATTTATTCAGATATTGGTCCGGTCCGGTGTAGGTCGAGTCGAGCTTCCAGGATTCGTTGATTGTCGCCGGAGACTTGAAGAGATGGTACTGCCCCTCGCCAGCGCTCCACCGAACCCATGTGCCGTCCTCCCGGTCTGACATCTGAGGAAAAAAATCGGGAATACTGTTCGATGGATTGGATTGTATCACCGTGTC
It contains:
- a CDS encoding T9SS type A sorting domain-containing protein; translation: MKKYVISLLLLLTAAMPSYSQSSDGRDFYLGLLTPSINRQTINFLGRNITGFYGVYALITSYDASVVTVGYFDDNGNEINKQTYNVLARRSVQVPLDVAHMRPDSTTGGIAYTTCHITSNRNISVTFFSTGACSGGSYLALPTPVLGTRYTVLTYHDNPNGYANGTLSNENGRSVAQVIAAYDNTTVTITPSTTTADGHIGFLTGAQSNRLDPHPYKITLNRGQAYTFYSTGTDASFDLSGTSIVANKSIAVIAGNENGFVDGGNPDPGQGKALDGRDFMIEQMLPSSALDTAGYYSIPFYRPVTQTTQFAGDSYVVTAATDTLGAVVVGTGGSVAAMGAGPYSVHQDSNVTGPVEYHSTNGQKFGVIAAEHRYQGSTSPFSSPSIMTLVPRSRWKSSYLWYVPNNTFEIMQGYYVNVICRAVDFDNDSLFVATNAGKLVSVRSSGLAVKSRYNAIPNAPDLIGLTLSVGPGSYYMTTTGSMPFMVYQYGFRAIDPDRDLGDMDGDDFFFSYAAPVGCAISDSSANMSVTVDTSCATWHVCVRDHSGLSSGIKSIQILDDAAGDFVRPGRKYYNVQFDPSVDPYVTREIDLPGTDSVYCFDVLVSNPLDSAYGPIYILDNNGNSVIVDLHYRTIKMAVMGSQGLTYRADSMVFQPTAIGSSNCVTIQYVNNGKPGDPPLQITDISLKRNDPAYYIDNTTPKLPVSLASGDTLTVDLCFRPRDTKIDEYNPPVHLDSLVLTTPCFKAPITLVGPVGVPLLYATDKDFGLVVVGNSKCDTVTVSNIGNIPITVTDTIINASLFGNKDFSWDGSSKYNKNRLPVILQPGQYVRVSFCFTPSVVGHDSASVIWQTDVTGSMRDSIKRWSALKGTGIIPGVKWDRKTQVDYVDTLAASPQSYRRVNLLGGATAPTHVQRVFFDEADSSEFHIVANKYYYQPLEGFVMNVGDTLWVDYIWAPDLTKGTYPRHAQLRATFDYPGGRLDSTVIDITGSFDSKDRDGVAMSSSADGRFTAYFIGNALVIHSGTASPSITQIVIYDVLGREVQHTAAEAIAKGDHEIVWPLPQLASGTYFVKLVADGRMYSLPINKLR
- the purH gene encoding bifunctional phosphoribosylaminoimidazolecarboxamide formyltransferase/IMP cyclohydrolase, which translates into the protein MTHPIKIKTAVLSVSDKTGLKELATELTHHGVELYSTGGTERFLRDHGFAVKSISDLTNFPEMMDGRVKTLHPGVHGGLLFRRDDPVHVVQASEHRIVPIDLLVVNLYPFEATVANPKSTHDEIVENIDIGGPAMLRSAGKNYEFVTLLTSPSQYPAFIEELTKHEGKTTGELRLTLAAEGFEHVARYDRAISDYFLGFTGAKLRYGENPHQNAIVSGAALHELYHQLWGKELSFNNYVDASASLELIGEFLDSDKAVVGIIKHTNPCGMAEGKDVLDAFERAFSTDTESPYGGIIVMNRPCSKELAQRVNEFFSEVILAPSFEPEALDLLKKKKDRRLLRFDSATLAETLKTEKQARSIVGGTLTQDRDTPLFAVSDLSSVTDRRANTQELEAMVFAWKICKHVKSNAIVYARTESGYARTIGIGGGQTSRVASSRIAVSNARRFGHDLAGSVVASDAFFPFADGLLEAADAGAVAVIQPGGSIRDEEVITAAKERGVSLVLTGMRHFKH
- the purN gene encoding phosphoribosylglycinamide formyltransferase encodes the protein MCLTSWLPIEPRTNCISNCPRGLRREHISLRLHADPPGLPESSSSFDNSYRRSRSPYPILHSQIISSRRVVNLCFPLLNAVFRLAVFASGKGSNLREIDHAITSGRLTGIEIVLVLSNNSTADALEYARSRGIDAVHCSVVTAGSEVAHETQMLAALRAHSVDIIALAGYMKQIPPAVVMAYEGRMINVHPALLPDFGGQGMYGMHVHRAVVEARRKTTGATVHYVSDEYDSGTIIAQAECPVEESDTPETVARKVLQVEHELYPRALQIVVDRLRQASE
- a CDS encoding rod shape-determining protein, coding for MLNLFSADIAIDLGTANTLIYMKGKGIVLNEPSIVAYDTTTKKIIAVGREAQAMLGRTHRDIQTIRPMKDGVIADFEIAEGMLRSLIKKCHPSWLPSRRIIVSVPSGITEVEKRAVRDSAEHAGAKEVHLIYEPMAAAIGIGLDVDAAVGNIIIDIGGGTTEIAVIALSGIVNQESLRTAGDELTEAIVLFFKKNYNMLIGERTAELIKCQVGSAMPLEEELMVEVKGRDLVAGIPKTIEVSSVEVRDALAEPVNQIVEAVKRSLERTPPELSADILDRGMMLSGGGALLKGLDERLRLETNLPVHVADDPLTAVVRGAGRVMEDIPKFMKVLLKSKRY
- a CDS encoding rod shape-determining protein MreC, with amino-acid sequence MRRLFNLIVLFKEYVVLAALILVSFLLMAFSRSSEIQPLRAATTVIVGSLQSTGAWIPNPFAISRENAELRDRNILMTSELAALRRAKGENDELRKLLGLKLPSGWKSVAADIEGKTTINERNMLTLSVGESSGVEKGMPVITDAGLVGRIYATSGGFSMAEGLYNTNLRIAVKMARTRVDGILSWEGGEELVVRSIPKALDVQVGDEVVTSVYSTLFPSDIPVGTVVRIVPEPNSLFRKVYIEPAAHPLKIEHCFVVIKDGAGDKERDALQQRVTEELNKPVKKPTK
- the mreD gene encoding rod shape-determining protein MreD; amino-acid sequence: MPYLIEAAVAVLAVVLQVILSNTLSVLGAVPDLALVYLMWVVIRRGQLPAELIGFGLGLLVDILSSGALGSHSLTYTIVGFLLGYFSDADQIEQRLRNWPFLLFVAAGTLLNGLIYYLLFKLTAGVSLEDYFTGQIGLATVYTTIVAIGPMFYASRRPLY
- a CDS encoding 2,3-bisphosphoglycerate-dependent phosphoglycerate mutase codes for the protein MAKLILLRHGESQWNLENRFTGWIDIGLTEKGRRDAYEAGKLLKDIPIDCAFTSVLVRAIDTTTEALRGADQELVPVVKDAALNERMYGDLQGKNKAECAKEFGDAQVKIWRRSYDIPPPNGESLKDTAARTLPYFEQNILPLVKEGKNVLVSAHGNSLRAIVMVLDSLTKEQVIELNIPNSEPIIYEVDATGMVLSKQVLIPVA